The genomic DNA CGGGAGGTTCGTGGTCGGAGGACGGCCAGATGCTGCGGAGTGGACGCATGCCCTCCTCGACGTAGTCGGCGATAGGGCGGTTGCCGCCGTCGAGATACCACTGCTCAAGTGCGGCGAAGTAGCCGAAGACGAGGGCGTTCGCGATCACGCGAGCCTGCGTTTCGGTCAGCTCGCCGGTCGCCGCGATCAGCGGTGCGATCCGCCCGCTTGCGCGGTCGAGATTGGCGCAGACGGCCACGCGGACCGATGGCTCGGCGAAGAAGTAGCGGACCCTGCGCCACGGGCTCTTCTCGGAACCGGATGTGTCCTCCGGTGCGGATTCGTAGGCGCGGACGGCTCTGAGCAGGCTGCCGATGGGATCGCCGGGGTCCAGGAAGTCCTTGAGTGCCTCCGGGCTCATCCTGTCGAACTCGTCGGCGACCACGATCCCTTCCTTCGTGCCGAAGTAGCGGTACACCGACGACGGCGACACCTCGGCCGCGGCCGCGATCTCCTCGATCGTGACCGCGGCGAACCCTCTCTCGTCGAACAGATCGAGGGCGTGTTCCTGGATGGCGCGCATGGCCTTGAGCCGCCGGCGCTCGCGAAGCCCGCTCATGCGATCAGGGTAGCAGGAAGTCGAACGCTGAAGCCTGTGACTGTCACATGACATTGACTGTCTGAAATCAGAATATTAGAGTCGCTTCCTAGAGACAGTGACTGTCTCAATGGGTGCGGCATGTGGACGAGCTCGACCCGCCCGGGCACGCACCGTCGCAGCTGTCGCCGACCCCCTCACGTGGAAGGACTCATGCGCATGACGACGTTGAAGCAGAGATCGCGCAACCGGACCCCGCTGGCGATGATGTACATCGGGGCGGGGCTCACCGCGATCGTTGGCCTCTTTCCGTTCATCGACCAATCCACTACGACCGTCCTGGCAGACCACATCAAAGCGAGCTATCCGGCCTACGAGCCCGGTGCGATCGACGCCGCTGTCGCTGCGTATCTGGCGATTCTGTCCACGGTCGGGGTGCTGGGACTCCTCGGCTGGCTCGGCACGATCTGGGCGGTCCGAGCCGGTATGCGCGGGGCTCCCTGGCTGGCGACCGGACTGCTCGCGATCGCGATCTGCATCGCGATCGCCGGACTGACCGTCCAGGACACCTCAGGTGATGTCGGCCTCGCGCCGCTGCTGGGCTGGCTGCAGGTCCTTCCGTGTATTCCCGGTCTCGCCGCTGTCGCGCTGTGGAGAAGGGCGGACCGGGCGTGCCTCAGCTCACCGCCTGCTTGACCAGCGCGCTGATCCGCGCCTCCACCTCGGGCGTCACCTCGGTCAGCGCGAACGCGGCCGGCCACATCGCGCCCTCGTCCAGATTCGCCTGATCGCTGAACCCGAGCGTCGCGTAGCGTGTCTTGAACTTCGCCGCGCTCTGGAAGTGGCAGACGATCTTGCCGTCCAGCGTGTAGGCAGGCATCCCGTACCAGAGCCTGGGCGCCAGGGCCGGAGCGGTGGCCGTGATGACGGCATGGACGCGCTCGGCCATGATCCGGTCCGAGTCCCGCATCTCGGCGATCTTCGCGAGCACGTCCCGCGCCGCCTCCGCCGCCTTGTCCGCGCGTGAGCCGCGGCGCGCCGCCTTCTTCTGGTCCTGGGCGTGCTCCTTCATCGCGGCCCGCTCCTCGGCCGTGAATCCCTCGTACGTGCTGCTTTCGGTGCTGCTCATGGCAGAGTTCTCCCCTAGCGGATGTTGATGTACGGGTGTCTTGCTCGGGTCCGTGTCACCGGACGGCGAAGCCTCCGGATCCTGCCCAGGAGGGTGTGTCTGGCCGAGGCGTCGAGACCGGCCAGCGGCCGCCGCGCTTCAGACGGACGCGGCCTCCCAGACGAACCCGTCGAGGTCGGTGAAGGATCCGGCCCCACCGCCGAGGACGATCCGGTGTGATCCGGCGCCCTCCTGGGAGACGCCGGTGTCCTTGGCGAGGGCGCGGCGCGGGTAGAGCGCCAGCGTGACGGCCGACGACGTCTCGAACTCGACGTACTTGCCGCCGAAGCTCTTGGCCACGGCCAGGCCGCGGTCGGCGTAGAACCGCCTGCTCGCCTTGACGTCCGCCACTCCCAGCAGGAGCGCGACCTGGTCCAGATGCCGGGCGGCCGGGCCGGTGTCCTTCTTGTTCGAGGTCGCGATCTTGCAGATCGTCCCGTCCGGGGTGCGTACGACGCCGCCGTAGCCCCAGAACCCCTTCGTGGCCGGCTTCAGCGTCGTGGCGCCGGCGTCCAGGGCGGCGTCGACGAAGGCGTCGACGTTGCCCGGCTGGGACACCACGAGCGACAGCGCGAACCCGCGAAAGCCGGTCGCCGGCGCATCAGAGGCGCGCACGTTCACGACGGCTCCAAGGCCGAAGGCCTGGTAGAAGGCGTCCGCGGCCGCGGGGTCGGGAACTTCCAGAATGACGGATGCGAAGGAGGTCATGGCAAGTCCTTTGAGCGAGGGGGGTCTGTCGTCTTGTCGGCGGCCGCCACACGGCGGATAGGGCGGGGAATGTGGCGGGTCAGGTCGGCGCGCTCACCGGTCCTGCAGGAGCCCCAGGACGTTGCCGTCGGGATCGGTGACGGTGGCCACCACGCGTCCGCCGCCGACCTCGTGCGCGGCCTCCTTCACGGTGGCCCCCGCGGCGGTCAACTCGGCCAGCTTCGCCTCGATGTCCGTCACGTGCCAGTAGGCCACCGGCGAGGTCATGCCCTGCGGCCCACCGCCCGGCACCAGCCCGATGTTCTGGCCCTCGGCCTCGAAGCCGACGTAGTAGGGCGAGTCGGTCTGCGGCGGGATACCGAGCAGGGCGGCGTACACCGCCTTGGCCTTCGCCAGGTCGGACACGGGGTGCAGCACGGTCTTGATCCCCCGGGTGGCAGAGCCGGTCATGGTCACTCCTGCAGTCGTGGGTCACATCGACCCGCCGTGTGTGTAGTCACAGCTTCGCTTCCGGCCCGGCCGGTCCACATCCGTGGCGACCACGGATCGAGAACACGGATCGATGACACGGATGGCCGCACGGTGGCCACTGCGGATGGGGCACGGAGCGCTTTGCGGGAGACTGGGACAGTGGTAGCGACAGTGGATATTTCGCCTCGGGAGGCCGAGGTGCTGGAGCTGGTCGGGCAGCATCTCAGCAATGCCGAGATCGGCGCGCGGTTGTTCATCTCGGTGCGTACCGTGGAGAGTCACGTCTCCTCGCTGCTGCGCAAGCTGGAGGTGCCGGATCGGCGGGCGCTCGCCCAGCGTGCGCCCGAGCCGGCCGGCGCCGGTCCGTCTCACCCGGCACCGGTTCTGCCGGCCCCGCTGACCTCGTTCATCGGCCGGGTGAGCGAGCGGGCCGAGCTGACCGAGATGATCAAGGCTCACAGGCAGGTGACCGCGGTCGGCCCCGGTGGAGTGGGCAAGACCCGGCTCGCGTTGATGGTGGCCGCGGACGCGGCCGATGCGTACGCCGACGGGGTATGGTTCGTCGATCTGGTGCCGGTTACCGACCCGCGTATGGTCGCGGCCGCGGTCGCCGGTGCGCTCGGCCTCGGTGAGCAGCCGGGGCGTGGCATGACCGAGTCGGTGGTCGCCGCGCTGGCCGACCGTCATGCCTTGCTGGTGCTGGACAACTGCGAGCAAGTGGTGGACGGGGTGGCGCTGTTTCTCGAGCGGCTGCTCGCGGCGTGCCCTCGAGTGACGGTGCTGGCGACCAGCCGGGCCCGGCTGATGGTGCCGTTCGAGCGGGTGTATCCGGTCCCGCCGCTGTCACTGGCCGTCGACGGTGAGGCGGACGCTGTCGCGTTGTTCATGGAACGGGCGGCGGCGGTCGGCTGGCCGCTGGATCCTCCGCTGCGCGACCAGATCGCCTCGATCTGTGAGCGGCTGGATGGAATGGCGCTGGCGATCGAGCTGGCCGCCGCCCGGTATCCCACCCTGGGGCTCGATGGCATCACCGCCGCCCTGTCCCACCCGCTCCGGATGCTCACCGGCGGCTCCCGTGCCGAAGATCGGCACCGTTCGGTGCGGGCGGCGCTGGACTGGAGCCACGCCCTGCTGGAGCCGGCCGACCGGGCGCTGCTGCGCCGGGTGTCGGTGTTCGTGGCGCCGTTCACCGCTGCTGCGGCGGCGGAGGTGGCCGGGGGCGAGGAAGGCATGGTCGCCGACGGCCTGGCCCGGCTCGCCGAACAGAGCCTGCTGGTGGTGACGGCATCCCCGGGCGGTACGAAGTACCGGGCGCTGGAGACCATCCGCCAGTACGGGACGGAGCGGCTCGCCGAGGCAGATGAGCTGGTCGAGACCCGATCCCGGCACCTTCGCTGGTGCCTGGCCAAGGCCGCCGACCTGGCGGTGGTGGGAGCGGACTGGCGGGCCCGGTTCGACGCGGTCGCGGACGACCTCCGCGCCGCCCTGGCCTGGGCGGCCGACAAGGCGGAGCAGCGCGCGGATGCCTGCCGCCTCGCCCGGTGCCTGGCGGAGCTGACTTTCACCCGTCACCTGGTCGGCGAGTCCCAGGGGCGTTTCGAGCAGGCCGCCGCGCTCGCCGACGATCCCGCCACCGCCGCGTCGATGCTCCGGCATGCTGCGGCCGTGGCCGGCTGCCGGATGCACGGTGATGACATGTACCGCCTCCACCGCGCGGCCGCGGAAGCCGCCCACCGTGCCGGGGACACCGCCGGCGCCGCCTGTGACTTGGCGACCATCGCCACCAACGCGTACCGGTTCCTGGGCAAGTTCGCGCGTAAGCTGCCATCGGAGGAGACGGTCGCGCTCATCGCCCAGGCGCGGGAACTGGCTGGCGAGGATCCGGCAGCACAGGCCACGGTGGCGTTGGCCGAGGCCGGGCGGGCGCTCAACGACGCGGTCGGTGCCGTCCAGGGCCAACCCGACAACTCTGTAGCAGAGACGATCGCGCGCGCCGAACGGGCTGTCGAACTGACCCATCGTGCGGGTGATCCACTCGCCGAATCCGCCGCGCTCGATGTGCTGACCGGCGCCCTGAGCTGGGCGGGTGACACGTTCGCCGCCGCCGCCACGGCCCGGCGCCGGATCATGCTGCTGTCGTCCACACCGAATACGCCCGCCGCTACCCACGAGCTGATCGAGGCGCTCGGTGAGGCCGCCGAGGCCAGCCTCGGCACCGGCGATCTACCAGGGGCCCGCCGGTGGGCACGGCAACTCGCAGATCATCCGTTGCTGGCCGAGGTCGGCCACCGCGCGATGAGCTGGCTGCTGGTCGCCGACGCGTTGGCGGGCGACGTCGACCAGGTGCTCACCGGCAGCGTCCGGTTCCTCGACGCGTGGCGGCGGGCCGGCAGCCCTGCCAGGTCAGCCCTCGGCCCGGCGGTGGCGGCAGTGTTGATGATCCACAGTCTCCGCGACGATCACGACGCCCGGCGCGAATGGGGGACGGTCCTGGGCCAGTTCGGCACTCCACCGGAACATACCTACGGCTACGGGGCGGTCTTCGACGCGATGCTTCTGCTCCACCACGGGCAGGCAGCGGAAGCGCTGGAGCGGATGGCTTCCGAGCCCGGCGAGGTGTGGAAATGGGTCACCTGGATCTGGCTCCACTGGTACGTGGCGCTACGCGCGGAAGCCACCGTGCTCGCCGGGAGCCCCGACGCTCGCGACCGGCTGGCCGAGGCCCGGACCATCGTGGCCGGCAACCCGGTCGCCGGTGCCATCGTGGAGCGTGCCGGAGCACTGCTCGCCGGCGACCAGGAGGCGCTGCTCGCCACGGCAGATGCGTTCGACGCCGCCGGCTGCCGCTACCAGTCCGCACGGACCATGGTGCTCGCCGGCGGCGACCATGCCGTGCGCGGCATGGCAGCGCTCGCCGGCCTCGGCCTCGCCCCGATGGCACCTGCCCCGAGGACTTCAGAGCGATAGTCGCCAAGGAGGATCCGCCAGATCAAACTCGACCAGGGCGGCCAGCGGGAGAGCCGTACCGAAGTGCTGTGGTCCACCCCTCCCCTCAACGCACATGACGCCCTGTTCGACCCGGCTACTGGCCAGGGACTCCCATGGCTTAGGCGAGCCGCAAGGTAGCGGTGAGCTATCTTGCGGGTTCATCGCGTAGTGGTTGCCAGTGGATCAAACCGGGGTGGAACAGCCGGTCCTTCTTGATCGTGATCTCTGCCTGTGGCGCCGGCCGCGCTGGGTGACGAGCAGCAGCCGAACATCTGCCGCTTCAACCGGAATACCAACCAGGGCGGACAGGCGAGCACCGGCTCGCCGGCCAGTGCGATCGCGATCGAGGTGAGCAGGCTGCGCTGCGCGATGGTGCGACGGGCATGCCGCCGGGTCAGCCCATCAACCTGCTCAGCGAAGATCTGCCGCGCCCATGCGGGTTCGCCGCAGAAGAACTGGCGTGCTTCCAGCTCGACCTTGACGAGCAGGGCAGAACGAGGGAAGGCAGCACCCTCGAGGTCGCGCCTCCCTCTTCGACCGGGCGCAGGAGCGCCGCCTGCTGCTTCGGCGGCGTCGTCACCCTTGACGCCATCGAGCGACTCGACCCGATCACTGCCGTGGTTGCTTCTCTCGACCACGACGCAAACCTCACTCTGGCCCCGGATGGGGATCGACGCCGACATCTGCGCCACCAGCCGTTCTTCTCCCCCCTGGAGACGACAGCCGGCGGGCTGGCTGACCACCCCCATGTGACGCTTCGTCCCGTCACGCATGTCCATGAGGAAGCCCGCCGCCTGGCCGATCCGCTGGAGCGGCCTTTCGCGTGGCGGTCAGGTATGTGACCGCAGCCGTGAAGGTGAGCAGTGCGGTCCAGTCGTTGAGGCGCAGACCGAGGATGTGGTGGGTGGGGTCGATGCGGAGCCACTCGATCCAGGCGCGACCGGCGGTGTAGGCGGCGGCATAGAGCGCGAATGTCCGGCCACGGTCGAGCCGGAACCGCCGCTCGGCCCAGACGACGAACCCCGCCACGCCCAGGTTCCACAGCGACTCGTAGAGGAAAGCCGGATGGTAGGTGGCAGTGGATTCCATGCCGGGTGGCCGATGGGCGGGGTCGATCTCCAGCGCCCAGGGCAGGGTTGTCGGCCTGCCGTACAGCTCCTGATTGAACCAGTTGCCCCAGCGGGCGATCGCCTGTCCGAGCGCGATCCCGGGCGCGACGGCGTCGGCGAAGTCGCGCAGCGCGATGCCGCGCCGGCGGCAGGCCAGCCACGCGCCCACCGCGCCGCCCGCGACGGCGCCCCAGACGCTGATCCCGCCCTCCCAGATCGCGAACGCGCGCAGCGGGTCCTTGCCGGGGCCGAAGTACTGCTGCCAGTCGGTGGCCACGTGGTAGAGCCGGGCACCGACCAGGCCGAACGGCACGGCCCAGGTGGCGATGTCCCCGACCGCGCCGGGCTCGCCGCCGCGAGCGACCCAGCGGTGCCGGGTCACCCAGATGCCGACGAGGACGGCGAGCAACATCAGCAGGGAGTAGGCGCGGATCGGGAGTGGGCCGAGGTGCCAGACGGCTTGGGTCGGGCTGGGGATGGCGGTCACCCCGTCGAGTCTGGTTCCGGTACGGCGGCGCCCGCATCGAGCGGAATGCCGATTGCGTGATCAGTCGACTGGTTGATGCCGAACGGACGGGTGGTTGATTATCGTCGGCGGTGTGGAGTCCTGGGAGCGGTCGCGGCGCCGGTGGCAGCACGCCTTCTTCGCCTCATGGCTCGTGCTGACCTCGGCCGGACCTCTGACGGAGGCGGGCCAGGTGCTCCCGGTGGTGCTGGTGGCCGGGCTGGCCGCTTGGTATGCGGTGTGGTTCGTGCTGCGCACGCCGCCCCCGGATGACGTGCCCGCGCCATACGTGCTCGGCGGCGGGTTGCTCTGGCTGGGGCTGTTCGCCATCGACTCCTCCTTCCTGGTGGTCGCGCTGAGCGTGCTCGTGCCGTACTGCATGGACGCCGTGCGGGTCGGACTGGTCGCGGTGGTGTCGTGCGCCGGGGGCTGGCTGTGGCATCGTTTCCACGCGACCGGGTCAATCACCTGGGCCGAGATCGTCGTCGCCCCGCTGATCGCGATCAGTGGGGCGACCGCGGTCGGATACATCAGCTCGGTGTCCCGGCAGAGCGCCGAGCGCAAGCGGCTCCTCGACCGGCTGCAGGCCGCGCAGGAGGCGCGGGCGGCGGCCGAACGGCAGGCGGGCGTGGCGGCCGAGCGGCAGCGGCTGGCCCGCGACATCCACGACAGCCTGACCCAGGGGTTCGCCAGCGTGGTGATGTTGCTGGAGGCGGCCCAGGCGACCCTGCCGGACAACAAGCACCTGACTCAGGCGCTGCGGGCGGCACGGGAGAATTTGGCCGAAAGCCGCCGGGTGGTGAGAGCGCTGCGACCCGGCCAACTCGACGAGTGCGGCCTGCCGGAGGCCCTGCGGCGGCTGTCCGGCCGGCTGTCGGATGAGACCGGCATCGACGCGCACACCGTGATCACCGGCAAGCTCCGGCCGCTCGAAGCTCAGGCCCAGGCAGAGCTGCTGCGCGTGGCGCAGGAGGCGGTCGCCAACGTTCGCCGCCATGCCCGCGCCAAGCGGGTAACGCTGACCCTGTCGTATATGGAGGACCTGCTCGTGCTCGATGTCCACGACGATGGCGACGGTTTCGATCCCGGGCGGGCCGCCTTCGGACACGGCCTTTCGATCATGCGGGAGAGGATGGAGCAGCTCGGCGGCACGCTGCTGCTGGAAAGTGCCCCGGGTGCGGGCGCCACCGTGGTGGCCAGCCTCCCAGCGGCGGCTTTGAGCGGGGCGCGATGACCGTCCGGGTCCTGATCGCCGACGACCACCCGGTGGTCCGCGACGGCATACGGGCGATGCTCGGCACCCAGGACGACCTGGAGGTGGTCGGCGAAGCGGTCTCCGGCGCGGATGCGGTGCGGCTGGCGCGCGACTTGCGGCCCGACGTCACCCTGATGGACCTGCAGCTGCCCGAGATCGACGGCGCGACGGCGATCAGCCGGATCCGCGAACATGACCCGGCCGCCAAGGTGATCGTCTTGACCACCTACGACACCGATGGCGACATCTCACGTGCCATCGACGCGGGAGCCATCGGCTACTTGCTCAAGGACGCCGGCCGTGAGCAGTTGTTCGACGCGATCCGGGCGGCGGCGCGAGGGGAGAGCGCCCTGTCGCCGGTGATCGCGACCCGAGTGTTGTCGTGGGCGCGTGCCGATGCTCCTGATGCCCTCAGCGGTCGGGAGATCGAGGTCCTCGGCGCGGTCGCCCAGGGGATGAGCAACAAGGCCATCGCCGCCCACCTGTGCATCAGCGAGGCCACGGTCAAGACCCACCTGCTGCACATCTTCGCCAAGCTCGGCGTGGACGACCGCACCGCCGCGGTGACGGTCGCCGCTTCCCGCGGCATCATCCGGCTGGGTGGTTAGCTGCCTCAGCTGAGATCAGCGTGAGCCGGCCGCGCAGCCGTACCGGATCGAGCTCGCGCGACTCACGCCGAGCCTTGGATCAACGGCGATCTCCTGCTCGCCAGGGCACTCTGCGACGCCGGTCTTCCCGCCGGTCGACTCAGCGTGCTCCCCGGTGGCGCGTCCGTCGTGTCCTCGGTGATCGCCGACGCGCGGCTCGGTGCCGCCGCCGGCGTGCTCACGTGCCATGCCGTCTAGTGTGGCGGCACCGATGACCCGCGCGGGAGACGTCTGGGGCCCTGTCACTCCCCCGAACGGGCGCTCCCCGGCACAGCGCGGCCTGCCGCCTCGCGCGCCCTTCCCGCAGGCTGGATCCCAGCGAAGCCGTCACGACTTGCGAAGGATTCATGGCAACCGCGCTCAGGACCGTGCTGGTGGTCGGTGCGGCGGGCGGCATCCGACGCCTCGTCGTGGCCGAGTCGATCGCGCGCGGGCATACCACCCGTGCGCTGGTGCGTGACGCCGCGAGGGCCAGAGGCCGGCTCCCCGCAGAGGCGCAGATCGCCGTCGCCGACGTCGCGCAGCCCGGCACGCTGCCCGTAGCCGTGGCCGGTGTCGATGCCATCGTGCTGACTCACGGACCGCCGTCACCGCCGGCTCCGGGCTGGTTCGACATGAACGGCCCTGATGAGCGTCGGCTCGTCTTCTTGCAGGCAGACACCCGGCGCTCCCCCGGCGTCATCGCCCGCGACCAGATCGCCCGGGTCTCGCGTGCGCGACGACCTCGATGCCGTCCGGGCACGTGCGCCAGCGCACCGTCGCTCCCCATCCCCCACATGCACGCCTCGACGCACAACGATCGGAATACCCAATGAAGCACAACAGGCTTTCGGCCTGGGCGCGATGCCCATGAACGCCTTCTACACCGGTAGGGCCACCGACGAGGCGGAAGGCATCCGCACCATCCACCCTCATCCTCGAAGCTCTCTGTCCGGGGCGATGACGATCGTGACCTGGTAGTGGTGGGGCGGCTCGTCGACGGGGTGGCCGTCGGCCTCGATCCAGGCATGGGCACCGAACGGGTGGACCCGTATGCCCGCGCACCAGGTGGGCCAGGATCCGCGCAACCGGCACAGCAGGGCGGCGGCGATGGAGCGGGGCAGGCAGCCTTCCCCCGCGCACGACAGGCTGACCGCGATCACCGCGTCCCGTGCCGCTCTGGCCTGCTCGGCGGCGGCGGGCGCGGCGCCGCGGCGGGCGAACGTGAGCACCGCGCGGATGCGGGCCGGCGGCAGGCGGGCGATCAGGTGCGCGGCGGCCACGGCGGCCAGCGCCGGCAGGCGGCGGCGCCAGGGCAGGCCGGGCCGGTCGGCGGGCACCATGGACACGCTCATCGCGGCTGCTCCCGGTCGGCGGTCTCGACGATCAGGTTCGCAGCGCGCAACTGCGCGACGAGCGCGGCGATGTCCGCCTCGGCGGTGGGCGTCGCGCCAGGGTGGGTCCGGACGAGGTCGCGGGCGGCCTCATCCGGGCCGTGTCCCGCCAGCAGGCTGCGCAGGACGAGCGCGGCGGTGGCGTTCAGCTGGCGGTAGCGGCCGGTGCGCTCGTCCAGGAGCACGGCAACCTCGTCGATGGGGGTGAGAGTGACGCCGGGGCGAAGACTCACGCGCACGACTCCTCCTGGGCGGGGTAGGCGAGAAGGGCTCGTAGCCAGTTCTCGGCGGCGATGAAGACGTCGAGTGCCAGCACGCCCGGCCCGCCCTCGGCCGGGGTGCGCACGCAGGCCCGGCGCAGGGCGGCGGCGTCGGCCAGGCCGCGCTCCACCAGCAGCGAACCGTCGAGCAGGGTCAGGAGCTGGTCGCGGTGGCGGCGCAGCCCCTGGTAGATGTCGGCCGAGAATTCGCCCTTGGTGGTGCGTTCCAGACATTCGGCCGGCATGACCGGGCGCATCGCGGCCCGGGTGAGCGGCTTGTAGGCGCCGGGCATCGCCCGCTGGTCCAGCCGTACGGCCAGGCAGGCGGCGACGACGTGGTCGTCCAGATAGGGGGCGTGCACGGGGGCGCCCACGCGGCCCGTCAGGATCCGCACGCCGTCGACGGAGGCGGCGATGGAACGGACGCTCGACAGGCTCTGGTGCTGGGCGCGCAGGAGGGAGTACGGCTCGGCCGAGCACGTGACGAGCTGCCGGCGGACCGCGTCCGTCGCGGCCTCGGTCGTCCAGTCAGGCATGCGTAGCGGTTGCTCCCATCCGAAGTCCGGCCGGAAGCGGGACAGCGGCGCGCTGAGCGTCTCCGCCTGATCCGCCAGCCAGGCGGCATAGGGACGCCGGTCGGCCAGCGCGCGGGCGCACGCCCACAGCGGCCACCGGGCTCTGGACCGCTGCTCGCGCAGGTGGGGCCAGAGCGCCGCCGGGTGGCGATGGGCCAGGTCGTGCAAGTAGCAGTCGGGCAGCAGGGTGACCTCGTCACCGCCATGCCCGGTTAGGCGCACGGCCGCTCCTCGCCCAGCCAGCAGCGCCGAACTCGCCAGCTCGCGGGCCAGTGCGCGCAGCCACCTCGTCGGCTCGTCCAGCCCGGGAACGGCCTCGGCCGCACCGGCGAACCACTTGGGCACGTCACCGGACCGGGCCACCCCGTGCTCGCCCGGGAGGTACGCCCGCGCCCGGGCCGCCCACTCCGGGTCGTCATGCTCGGGATCATCGATGGCCAGCACGAACGTGATCAGCTTCGCCGACCGCTCCCCGGCCGCCGCGGCGGCGAGGAAGCTGACCGGCGTGGAATCCAGCCCGCCGGACAGGTCGCTGGCCACCACCGCACCCTCGCCGATCCGGGCGGCCACGGCCTCCTCAAGGGCCGCCCTCACCACGAGAGCGCCCTCCTGCAGTGGTACCTCCGGCTCCGGTGCCCGCCACCAGGCGCGCAGCCGCACCCCTTCCGCGTCGATGTGGGCCGCCTCACCGGGCGGCACCATGGCGACGCCTTCCCACAGCGGCTCGGCCAGCGCCGGCGGAACGATCATCAGCAACCGCACCGCCAGAGCCTGCTCGTCCACCGCCGCCCGCGTCAGCGCGGCCGGCACCGCCGCCCGACCGGACGCGACCACCGCCCCGCCGGCCCGCGCGTAGTACACCCGCCGCATGCCCGAAGCGGTGCCCTGCACCCGGACCTGCCCGCCCACGACGGCGACCAGATGGAAACTGCCGGGCAGCGCCGCGGCCACCGCGTCAGCGTCCGCCAGGCACCCGAGTCGCGCCGCCATCCGCCGGAGTCGGCCGGCGGTGACCGGGCACGTGCCGATCACCGCCAGCCGCGCGTGGCCCGCCTCCGCGTGGACGATCTCGCCGGGCGAGGCGGCCAGCAGACAGGGACGGCCGGACGCGTAGCTCAGCACCACCGCGCCGTGCAGCGCCTCAGCGAGAGCTTCGCCGGCGGCGCTGTCGGGCAGCACCGCGAACTCCTCGCCGCTCAGCTTGCGCACCGGATCCCTCGTCTCAGTAGCAGTAGTAGATCAGGTCCATTTGCGGCCCGGCTAGATGATTGATGCCAAGGGGTCTGGTTACGGTTAGTGGTCGTAGGCGGTCAGGGATCGCTTGATCGGCTGACCGGTCTTGTCGTTGTGCCAGATCGCTGTCGTCAGCGCGAGGATGCGGGCCAGTACGCGGATGATGACGCCGGCCGGCGTACGTCCTCCGTGACGTTCCAGGTCGAGCTGGCTCTTGAAGGTCTGGTTGATCGACTCGATGGTCTGGCGTAACGGCTTGAACAGGTGCGCGCCGGCCCGTTCCGGCTCGCCCCGGCGGGCCGGACGCAGCAGGCGCAGATCACGTTCGGTGAGTTCTTGTTCGAAGGCTCGGCCGTAGTACTGCCGGTCAGCGATGAGCGTCTGCCGTGGATGGGCGGCCACCACGTCAGGGGCGGCCTCCAGCATGCCCAGCAGCACCTCGCGCTCGTCGGCTTTGGCACCGCTCAGCGCGAACAGTACGGGCAGCCCGCCCAGGGTGCACAGCAAGTGCAGCCGTAACCCCCAGAAGTACCGTGAGTGA from Nonomuraea muscovyensis includes the following:
- a CDS encoding lasso peptide biosynthesis PqqD family chaperone, giving the protein MSLRPGVTLTPIDEVAVLLDERTGRYRQLNATAALVLRSLLAGHGPDEAARDLVRTHPGATPTAEADIAALVAQLRAANLIVETADREQPR
- a CDS encoding response regulator; translated protein: MTVRVLIADDHPVVRDGIRAMLGTQDDLEVVGEAVSGADAVRLARDLRPDVTLMDLQLPEIDGATAISRIREHDPAAKVIVLTTYDTDGDISRAIDAGAIGYLLKDAGREQLFDAIRAAARGESALSPVIATRVLSWARADAPDALSGREIEVLGAVAQGMSNKAIAAHLCISEATVKTHLLHIFAKLGVDDRTAAVTVAASRGIIRLGG
- a CDS encoding asparagine synthase, with product MRKLSGEEFAVLPDSAAGEALAEALHGAVVLSYASGRPCLLAASPGEIVHAEAGHARLAVIGTCPVTAGRLRRMAARLGCLADADAVAAALPGSFHLVAVVGGQVRVQGTASGMRRVYYARAGGAVVASGRAAVPAALTRAAVDEQALAVRLLMIVPPALAEPLWEGVAMVPPGEAAHIDAEGVRLRAWWRAPEPEVPLQEGALVVRAALEEAVAARIGEGAVVASDLSGGLDSTPVSFLAAAAAGERSAKLITFVLAIDDPEHDDPEWAARARAYLPGEHGVARSGDVPKWFAGAAEAVPGLDEPTRWLRALARELASSALLAGRGAAVRLTGHGGDEVTLLPDCYLHDLAHRHPAALWPHLREQRSRARWPLWACARALADRRPYAAWLADQAETLSAPLSRFRPDFGWEQPLRMPDWTTEAATDAVRRQLVTCSAEPYSLLRAQHQSLSSVRSIAASVDGVRILTGRVGAPVHAPYLDDHVVAACLAVRLDQRAMPGAYKPLTRAAMRPVMPAECLERTTKGEFSADIYQGLRRHRDQLLTLLDGSLLVERGLADAAALRRACVRTPAEGGPGVLALDVFIAAENWLRALLAYPAQEESCA
- a CDS encoding IS982 family transposase — protein: MTKELDTLATALYVQIDDALKAQPHLAPWRPKIGIAPTLSDAELVALAVLSALLGFTSERRWLRHARAELSGMFPYIPGQSGYNRRLRQASGLVTHMTRMLASDTSLWSDDVWVVDSTPVECGRSRDTTQRSELAGWAEYGYCASHSRYFWGLRLHLLCTLGGLPVLFALSGAKADEREVLLGMLEAAPDVVAAHPRQTLIADRQYYGRAFEQELTERDLRLLRPARRGEPERAGAHLFKPLRQTIESINQTFKSQLDLERHGGRTPAGVIIRVLARILALTTAIWHNDKTGQPIKRSLTAYDH
- a CDS encoding lasso peptide biosynthesis B2 protein, with product MSVSMVPADRPGLPWRRRLPALAAVAAAHLIARLPPARIRAVLTFARRGAAPAAAEQARAARDAVIAVSLSCAGEGCLPRSIAAALLCRLRGSWPTWCAGIRVHPFGAHAWIEADGHPVDEPPHHYQVTIVIAPDRELRG
- a CDS encoding NAD(P)H-binding protein; the protein is MATALRTVLVVGAAGGIRRLVVAESIARGHTTRALVRDAARARGRLPAEAQIAVADVAQPGTLPVAVAGVDAIVLTHGPPSPPAPGWFDMNGPDERRLVFLQADTRRSPGVIARDQIARVSRARRPRCRPGTCASAPSLPIPHMHASTHNDRNTQ